Proteins co-encoded in one Flavobacterium fluviale genomic window:
- a CDS encoding deoxyguanosinetriphosphate triphosphohydrolase: MNWEQLLSLKRQGDTSKRLRVEQDDTRLGFEVDYDRIIFSAAFRSLQDKTQVIPLSKTDFVHTRLTHSLEVSVVGRSLGRLVGKKIIEKYPYLKEIHGYHMNDFGAIVAAASLAHDIGNPPFGHSGEKAIGEYFSIGNGQKFRNQLTDKQWQDLIDFEGNANGFSVLTASRPGIEGGLRISYATLGAFMKYPKESLPKKPTNDIADKKYGFFQTDKLFFEEVAKDMGMIANKSGEDIGFERHPLAYLVEAADDICYTIIDFEDGINLGLVSEDFALEYLIKLVKDNIGVSKYKSLTTKEDRISYLRALAIGTLINDAVDVFIENEEAILQGKFPYALTDKSKYKAQMNDIIKLSVDKIYQSREVIEKEIVGYQIIQTLLDKFITAFNNKFEGNASNYDKLLLKMLPEKHDLDKGNLYERLLHICHYVSLLTDGNALELFETINGRKNN; this comes from the coding sequence ATGAACTGGGAACAACTTTTATCATTAAAACGTCAAGGAGACACAAGCAAAAGATTACGTGTAGAACAAGATGATACTCGTTTGGGTTTTGAGGTAGATTATGACCGAATTATATTTTCTGCTGCTTTTAGAAGTTTACAAGATAAAACACAAGTTATTCCTCTTTCTAAAACTGACTTCGTACATACACGTTTAACGCACAGTTTGGAAGTTTCGGTTGTAGGACGTTCGCTTGGACGTTTGGTTGGAAAAAAGATTATTGAGAAATATCCTTATTTAAAAGAAATCCACGGGTATCATATGAATGATTTTGGGGCCATTGTAGCTGCAGCATCATTGGCGCATGATATTGGGAATCCGCCTTTTGGACATTCTGGTGAAAAAGCGATTGGTGAATATTTTTCTATTGGAAACGGACAAAAATTCAGAAATCAGCTTACAGATAAACAATGGCAGGATTTAATTGATTTTGAAGGAAATGCAAATGGCTTTTCGGTCCTTACTGCAAGTCGTCCAGGAATTGAAGGCGGACTTCGTATTTCTTATGCGACTTTGGGTGCTTTTATGAAATATCCAAAAGAAAGTCTTCCGAAAAAGCCAACTAACGATATCGCCGATAAAAAGTATGGTTTCTTTCAAACAGATAAATTATTTTTTGAAGAAGTTGCAAAAGATATGGGAATGATTGCCAATAAATCTGGAGAAGATATTGGTTTTGAAAGACATCCGCTAGCCTATTTAGTAGAAGCTGCAGATGATATTTGTTACACTATTATTGATTTTGAAGACGGAATAAATCTTGGTTTGGTTTCAGAAGATTTTGCCTTAGAATATTTAATTAAACTCGTAAAAGATAATATTGGAGTTTCTAAATACAAGTCCTTAACGACTAAGGAAGATCGTATAAGTTATTTACGAGCTTTGGCAATTGGAACTTTAATTAACGACGCTGTTGATGTTTTTATCGAAAATGAAGAGGCAATTCTGCAAGGGAAATTTCCTTATGCTTTAACAGATAAAAGTAAATACAAAGCGCAGATGAATGATATTATTAAGCTTAGCGTTGATAAAATCTACCAGAGCCGTGAAGTGATCGAAAAAGAAATTGTAGGATATCAAATTATCCAGACTTTATTGGATAAATTTATTACAGCTTTCAATAATAAATTTGAAGGGAATGCTTCTAACTACGATAAATTACTTTTAAAAATGCTGCCAGAAAAACATGATTTAGACAAAGGTAATTTGTACGAACGTCTGCTTCATATTTGCCATTATGTTTCTTTATTGACAGACGGAAATGCATTGGAATTATTTGAAACTATTAACGGAAGAAAAAACAATTAA
- a CDS encoding DUF3078 domain-containing protein produces MKLLRSTLLLLLLLSTSHNFAQIIQTTLSPNQAPKPPSNWTKKNQLGFDISEIAFVNWSAGGTSSISGLFKGEFGRTYAKKNHKWVNELIVKYGLNKQDGTELRKTDDALQFNSTYGFRKDTASNWYYSSKLNFNTQFTNGYNYPNRDIAISKPFAPAYIFLGAGAENSNKEKNRVFYFSPITLKTTLVLDQYLANQGSFGVKKAVYATDPLDPESQILIEEGQKVKAEFGILLTAYMKNEIYKNVFYENRLSLYTDYLNKFGNVDIDYDTRLDLVVNAYVKANIGVHLIYDDDIKTKKDVVDPATGTKSQVNEGPKMQLRQVLGVGLVYAFK; encoded by the coding sequence ATGAAATTATTGCGTTCTACCCTTTTGCTATTATTGCTTTTGAGTACTTCTCATAACTTTGCCCAGATTATACAAACTACTTTGAGTCCGAATCAAGCTCCTAAGCCGCCTTCGAACTGGACGAAAAAAAATCAACTTGGATTTGATATTTCCGAAATTGCTTTTGTCAACTGGAGTGCCGGGGGAACAAGTTCTATCTCAGGTTTATTTAAAGGTGAATTTGGCAGAACATACGCTAAGAAAAATCATAAATGGGTAAACGAACTTATCGTAAAATATGGTTTAAATAAACAAGACGGAACGGAATTAAGAAAAACTGACGACGCTCTTCAATTTAACTCTACGTACGGTTTTAGAAAAGATACAGCTTCTAACTGGTATTACTCTTCTAAATTAAACTTCAATACGCAATTTACAAACGGTTACAATTATCCGAACAGAGATATTGCAATCTCTAAGCCTTTTGCACCAGCTTATATCTTTTTGGGAGCTGGAGCTGAGAATTCAAACAAGGAAAAAAACAGAGTTTTTTACTTCTCTCCTATTACGTTAAAAACTACTTTAGTACTAGATCAATATCTTGCAAACCAAGGTTCTTTCGGGGTTAAAAAAGCGGTGTATGCAACAGACCCGCTGGATCCAGAAAGTCAAATACTAATTGAAGAAGGCCAGAAAGTAAAAGCGGAATTTGGTATACTGCTTACGGCTTACATGAAAAATGAAATTTATAAAAACGTTTTTTACGAAAACAGATTAAGCTTATATACCGATTATTTGAATAAATTTGGTAACGTCGATATAGATTACGACACTCGTTTAGACCTTGTGGTTAATGCTTATGTAAAAGCAAATATTGGTGTGCATTTAATTTATGATGATGATATTAAAACGAAAAAAGACGTTGTTGACCCAGCTACAGGAACAAAAAGCCAAGTAAACGAAGGTCCGAAAATGCAGTTAAGACAGGTTCTTGGCGTAGGACTTGTGTATGCTTTTAAATAA